A DNA window from Desulfobulbaceae bacterium contains the following coding sequences:
- a CDS encoding N-6 DNA methylase: MNLSTTIKSIQDIMRKDDGVDGDAQRIGQLTWMLFLKIFDQCEETWEDDAEDRGETYRSPTPEECRWRNWAAYKDGKPQKPATDLIAYVNNTVFPGLKELNIENDPKAKVVREVFVDANNYMKSGTLMLGVIEKLDEAINFHDMKARGQMGAIYEQILNDLRSAGNAGEFYTPRAVTEFMVQMVNPRLDKRETVLDPACGTGGFLTATIDHFEKQLTTKSSAEDKKAIAECIRGIEKKQLPHLLCTTNMLLHNIEVPSMIEHRNTLGRPWNEWGLNERVDCVITNPPFGGMEDDTVGNDFPSDIQTKETADMFLVLIVKKLLKDKGGRGAIVLPDGTLFGEGVKAKIKELLMDNCHLHTIIRLPNGVFNPYTGIKTNLLFFTKGKTTDTIWFYEHHYLEGVKSYSKTKPLRVEELQPIADWWGQEADGFKDRVETEQAWKVDFKQLKEGAIAKAQPHWDKAETLNNEATVLNEQAKELRSSIKGEKKESIRKKAEEQIQELIGQIEKLRQQAKDEQATGDRHYWPIYNLDIKNPNGPEEESLDPDALLIKYQRLLSEIEQTENQLRDELAAALSHHFESGETA, from the coding sequence ATGAACCTCAGTACCACTATCAAATCGATCCAGGACATCATGCGCAAAGACGATGGTGTCGATGGCGACGCCCAACGCATTGGTCAGCTTACCTGGATGCTCTTTTTAAAAATCTTCGACCAGTGCGAGGAGACATGGGAGGACGATGCCGAAGACCGTGGCGAAACCTACCGGTCGCCAACCCCGGAGGAATGCCGTTGGCGAAATTGGGCCGCATACAAGGATGGCAAACCGCAAAAACCGGCCACCGATCTGATTGCTTATGTCAACAACACCGTCTTCCCTGGGCTCAAAGAGCTCAATATCGAAAACGATCCCAAGGCCAAGGTGGTCCGCGAAGTCTTTGTCGATGCCAACAACTACATGAAGTCCGGCACCCTGATGCTGGGGGTGATCGAGAAGCTCGACGAGGCCATCAACTTCCACGACATGAAGGCCCGTGGGCAGATGGGGGCGATTTACGAGCAAATCTTAAACGACCTGCGTAGCGCCGGCAATGCCGGAGAATTCTATACCCCTCGGGCGGTCACTGAGTTCATGGTCCAGATGGTCAACCCACGCCTCGACAAACGAGAGACGGTCCTTGATCCTGCCTGCGGCACCGGCGGCTTCTTGACCGCCACCATTGACCATTTCGAGAAACAACTCACCACGAAATCAAGCGCTGAAGATAAAAAGGCCATCGCCGAATGTATTCGCGGCATCGAGAAGAAGCAGCTCCCCCATCTTCTCTGCACAACCAACATGCTCCTGCACAACATCGAAGTGCCGAGCATGATCGAGCACCGCAATACCCTTGGAAGACCGTGGAACGAGTGGGGGCTGAATGAGCGGGTGGACTGCGTCATCACCAATCCTCCCTTCGGTGGCATGGAAGACGACACTGTCGGCAACGACTTTCCGTCCGACATCCAGACCAAGGAAACCGCCGATATGTTCCTAGTCCTCATCGTCAAGAAATTGCTCAAGGACAAAGGTGGGCGCGGGGCTATCGTTCTGCCGGACGGCACCCTCTTCGGTGAAGGCGTGAAGGCCAAGATCAAGGAATTGCTGATGGATAATTGCCATCTTCACACCATCATCCGCTTGCCCAACGGCGTCTTCAATCCCTACACCGGCATCAAGACCAACCTGCTCTTTTTCACCAAGGGCAAAACCACCGACACCATCTGGTTTTATGAACACCACTACCTGGAAGGGGTGAAGAGTTATTCCAAGACCAAGCCGCTTCGGGTCGAGGAACTGCAACCTATTGCCGATTGGTGGGGCCAAGAAGCAGACGGTTTCAAAGATCGAGTGGAAACCGAGCAGGCCTGGAAGGTTGATTTCAAGCAACTCAAGGAAGGTGCGATAGCCAAGGCTCAACCGCATTGGGACAAGGCCGAGACGCTCAATAATGAGGCCACTGTCCTAAATGAACAGGCCAAGGAGCTTCGCAGCTCCATCAAAGGTGAGAAAAAGGAATCAATTCGCAAGAAGGCCGAAGAGCAGATTCAGGAACTGATCGGACAGATCGAGAAGCTCCGCCAGCAAGCCAAGGATGAACAGGCCACCGGCGATCGGCATTACTGGCCGATCTATAACCTCGACATCAAAAATCCGAACGGGCCAGAAGAGGAAAGCCTCGACCCTGACGCTCTGCTAATAAAATACCAGAGGCTCCTCTCTGAGATTGAACAGACCGAGAACCAGCTCCGCGACGAACTCGCCGCCGCCCTCTCGCATCATTTCGAGTCCGGAGAGACCGCCTGA